In the genome of Populus alba chromosome 11, ASM523922v2, whole genome shotgun sequence, one region contains:
- the LOC118031276 gene encoding lysine-specific demethylase JMJ28 — MEALPDHLRCKRTDGRQWRCNRRVMEDKKLCEIHHLQGRHRQYRRKVPENLKLQRKKSKKSATSSSNAETLIRVSSKGGKLGKFKKKGKKLKRGDLQLDLIRMVLQKEMEKRKSKKRKSFSEKVSVDNGDDNDNVNDCSESEEGEGEELMRNLPNGFMAISPAKSFGNGNVGCSSSHCDIKIGGDVSNGASTARRCFRSKNVEPMPVGKLQVLPYKRDGVRLRKGKRKKCHWCRNSGSRTLIRCSSCRKEYYCLDCIKEQYLETQEEVRMECPMCRGTCRCKVCSAIQCRDIACKDLSKGKSEVDDVLHFHYLICMLLPILKQINQDQSIELEIEAKIKGQKPSEVQIQQAEVSCNKQCCCNNCKTSIVDFHRSCPECSYNLCLSCCRDIFHGGVHGGVKTLLCKCPNERKACIPGKQLSEMKSLCATKQSYGSKYLGSTFSPCQSAVDRNGGIPCPSRKFGGCGGSLLDLSCIFPLCWTKDLEVSAEELVGCYELPETLDVRSCCALCVGMDCESNGIGQLQEAAAREDSGDNHLYYPTIMDVRSDNLEHFQKHWGRGQPVIVRNVLQSTSDLSWDPIVMFCNYLKNNAARSQNGQATDCSDWFEVEIGIRQMFMGSFKGLTNANIWHEKLKLKGLLSSYLFQEHFPAHYSHVLQALPLPEYMDPISGVLNIAADLGQETSKSDLGPCLYISYGSGENLSQSDSVTKLRYNSYDVVNILAHATDVPVSTKQLNYIRKLMTKHKDQNKESGEAPLDEENIEVELHDMFREDMQVNKKVARVSWFSAARHETHASNLRDRDVFHDGDSDSGSGSGSGSDSDSHTDTDTEVSKFFFGPVKSSRSSDNLKFHGNHSETSNHFISESCGAQWDVFRKQDVPKLVEYLRRHSNEFTHTYGFQKHMIHPILDQNFFLDAYHKMRLKEEFKIEPWSFDQHIGEAVIVPAGCPYQIRNLKSCVSVVLDFLSPENVTECIQLMDELRQLPENHKAKVDSLEVKKMALHSINRAVRKIHELTRAETSMDLNG; from the exons atggagGCACTACCGGACCACCTCCGGTGCAAGAGAACAGACGGCCGGCAATGGCGGTGCAACCGGCGGGTGATGGAGGATAAGAAGCTCTGTGAAATTCACCACCTTCAAGGCCGCCATAGGCAGTATAGAAGGAAAGTTCCAGAGAATTTGAAATTGCAGAGAAAGAAGAGCAAGAAATCAGCAACATCAAGTTCTAATGCTGAAACCCTAATTAGGGTTTCTTCAAAAGGGGGGAAATTAGGGAAATTtaagaagaaaggaaagaaattgaagagagGGGATTTACAGTTGGATTTGATTAGGATGGTGTTACAGAAAGAAATGGAGAAGAGGAAgagtaagaaaaggaaaagttttTCGGAGAAAGTAAGTGTTGATAATggtgatgataatgataatgtgAATGACTGTAGTGAGAgtgaagaaggagaaggagaagagttgatgagaaatttgccAAATGGGTTCATGGCAATATCACCTGCTAAGAGTTTTGGGAATGGCAATGTGGGTTGTTCTAGTTCACATTGTGATATTAAGATTGGAGGAGATGTTTCTAACGGGGCTAGTACTGCTAGAAGATGTTTTAGGTCTAAAAATGTTGAGCCAATGCCAGTTGGGAAATTGCAG GTTTTGCCGTATAAGAGGGATGGAGTGAGATTGAggaaggggaagaggaagaagtgcCACTGGTGTAGGAATAGTGGATCGAGGACATTGATTAGGTGTTCGAGTTGTCGGAAAGAGTATTATTGCTTGGATTGCATCAAAGAGCA GTATTTGGAAACACAAGAAGAAGTTAGGATGGAATGTCCTATGTGTCGTGGAACCTGCAGGTGTAAGGTCTGCTCAGCGATTCAATGTAGGGACATTGCATGTAAG GACTTGTCCAAGGGAAAAAGTGAAGTAGACGATGTTTTAcattttcattatttgattTGCATGCTTCTTCCCATActgaaacaaataaatcaagatcAGAGCATTGAGCTAGAAATAGAGGCGAAAATAAAAG GCCAGAAGCCTTCTGAAGTTCAAATCCAGCAGGCTGAAGTCAGCTGCAATAAGCAATGTTGCTG CAATAACTGCAAGACTTCCATAGTGGATTTCCATAGGAGCTGTCCTGAGTGTTCCTATAACCTTTGCTTAAGTTGTTGTCGGGATATTTTTCATGGGGGCGTACATGGAGGTGTTAAAACTCTTTTATGcaaatgtccaaatgaaaggAAAGCTTGTATACCTGGCAAACAACTTTCAGAAATGAAATCACTTTGTGCCACAAAGCAGAGTTACGGCAGCAAATATCTTGGTTCGACATTCTCACCTTGTCAGAGTGCTGTGGATCGTAATGGTGGTATACCTTGTCCCTCTAGAAAGTTTGGAGGTTGTGGTGGTAGCCTACTTGATTTGAGTTGCATTTTCCCCTTATGTTGGACAAAAGATCTGGAAGTAAGTGCAGAAGAATTAGTTGGCTGCTATGAGTTACCAGAAACCTTGGATGTTCGATCATGTTGCGCATTATGTGTTGGGATGGATTGTGAATCTAACGGGATTGGACAGCTGCAAGAAGCAGCTGCAAGAGAAGATTCTGGTGATAACCATTTATATTATCCAACCATCATGGATGTTCGTAGTGATAACCTAGAACACTTTCAGAAGCACTGGGGCAGAGGTCAGCCTGTGATAGTTCGTAATGTGCTTCAGAGTACATCTGATTTGAGTTGGGATCCAATAGTCATGTTCTGCAATTATCTTAAGAATAATGCTGCCAGATCTCAAAATGGGCAAGCTACAGATTGCTCGGACTGGTTTGAG GTAGAAATTGGTATAAGACAGATGTTTATGGGCTCTTTTAAGGGCCTGACGAATGCCAACATATGGCATGAGAAGCTGAAATTGAAGGGTTTGCTTTCTTCTTATTTATTCCAGGAACATTTTCCAGCTCATTATAGTCACGTCCTTCAGGCTCTACCACTTCCAGAATACATGGACCCCATTTCAGGTGTTCTAAACATTGCTGCGGATTTGGGGCAGGAAACCTCAAAGTCTGATCTGGGTCCTTGTCTTTATATCTCATATGGAAGTGGTGAGAATCTTTCACAGTCTGATTCTGTGACAAAACTGCGTTATAATTCATATGATGTG GTTAATATTTTGGCACATGCTACTGATGTCCCTGTATCTACAAAACAGCTTAATTACATAAGAAAGTTAATGACAAAGCACAAGGACCAGAATAAAGAGAGCGGAGAAGCACCTTTAGATGAGGAAAACATTGAAGTGGAATTGCATGATATGTTCAGAGAAGATATGCAAGTAAACAAGAAAGTTGCTAGAGTATCCTGGTTCTCTGCTGCAAGACATGAAACTCATGCTTCAAATCTGAGAGATAGAGACGTGTTCCATGATGGGGATTCTGATTCTGGTTCTGGTTCTGGTTCTGGTTCTGATTCTGATTCTCACACTGATACTGATACTGAAGTCTCAAAATTTTTCTTTGGACCTGTTAAAAGTTCAAGGTCATCAGATAATCTTAAGTTTCATGGGAATCACTCGGAGACTTCCAATCATTTCATATCCGAGTCTTGTGGTGCCCAATGGGATGTCTTTCGTAAACAGGATGTTCCCAAGCTTGTAGAATACCTTAGAAGGCACTCTAATGAGTTCACTCACACATACGGCTTCCAAAAGCAT ATGATTCATCCAATACTTGATcagaatttctttcttgatgcATATCATAAAATGAGACTGAAGGAGGAGTTCA AAATTGAACCCTGGAGTTTTGATCAACATATTGGAGAAGCAGTGATTGTTCCTGCTGGATGCCCATACCAAATTAGAAATCTTAAG TCATGCGTCAGCGTGGTTCTGGACTTCCTCTCGCCAGAAAATGTTACTGAATGTATTCAGTTGATGGATGAATTACGACAACTTCCAGAGAACCATAAGGCCAAAGTTGACAGTTTAGAG GTGAAGAAAATGGCATTGCACAGTATCAATAGAGCAGTCAGAAAAATTCATGAGCTTACACGGGCAGA GACCAGCATGGACCTCAATGGCTAA